NNNNNNNNNNNNNNNNNNNNNNNNNNNNNNNNNNNNNNggaggccgagacgggcggatcacgaggtcaggagatcgagaccatcctggctaacacggtgaaaccccgtctctactaaaaaatacaaaaaactagccgggcgaggtggcgggcgtatgtagtcccagctactcgggaggctgaggtaggagaatggcgtaaacccgggaggtggagcttgcagtgagcggagatccggccactgtactccagcctgggcgacagagcgagactccatctcaaaaaaaaaaaaaaaaagagggcataTTTCCCAGCTGGTTTTATGAGGCAATATAACccaataccaaaacctgacaaagacgtctaaaaaaaaaaaaaatagaccactATCCTTCATGAACACAGGCAAAAATCCTTAAGAAGGTATTGGCAGGTGAAATCCAACAATAGCCTGAGCGCGCAGCACACCTTGGCCAAGCATGGTTTATCCCAGTGATACAAGGTGGTTTTGATTCATAAATCAATCTTTGTCGCCACCATGTCACTAGAATAAAGGAAGGACGAACAGTGAAATAGGTGCAGAgaagacatttggaaacatttatatctgttttatgatttttaaaaataaacctcagCAAACTTAGAAGGAAACTCCCTGAGTCTGATACACAGACATGTATGAAAAACCTACACTAGACATTGTACTTTTAATGCCAAAACATTGAGCAGTTTATCCCTAAAATCAAGAACAAGGATGACACCCATTCTCACTCTTCTGTCCAACATTATACGCAGCCTAAGTCCCAGCCACTGCGATACGGtaagaaaaaaggcaaattgAAGTCACGAGGactagaaaggaagaagaaaaactgtatttatttgtagatgacatgattatttATGTAGAGGACCCTAAGAAAGCTACAGAGAATTGCTAGAACTattaagtgaatttagcaagatTCCAGAAATCAAGGTTAACGTGcaaaattttatcattatatagtagCAGCAAACTATtggaaaatgaaatcagaaattcCATTCtatttgtaataacaaaaagtaaaatacttagtAATTACTTTgataaaaaaatatacaagacctgttcactgaaaactataaacactGTTGAGATAGATTGAAGAAGACATGGAGGGATGAAGAGAGCACGTCTGTGATGAAAAGACTCAAATCCTGTTCAGTCGTCAGCTCTCCCAGTCAGAATCGCAGTAGGCTTTTTTGTAGGAATTGAAACAATGAGTCTAAAATAGGAAACACATGTGACCTAGAAGGGCCAGAGCAATTAAGGAAAGCAGAGCTGATTTCAAAGTTTCTATTCTAATGACTGCATCAATAATCCAGTCAGCCATGGTATCCCTGAAGAAGAGACACACAGGtgagtggaacagaatagaaagcccagaaatagacctcACATCTATAGTCCATTGATTTTCAATAAAGATATCAACGTAATTCCACATGGAAAGAAGTCTTTTTAGCAACTGTTTATATATAAGGGAAGAAATGACGTTTGACCTGCATTTCACCATACACAAAGGTGACTCGAAATGCAAAAACTAAAGCCGTTAACACTTCTGGAAGAAAGCAGTAAATCTTAGTGACCGTGAGGTCAAGGCAGAGATTTCTTAGGACACAAAAAACAAGaaccacaaaaggaaaaatggatgcattcaattttattaaaactttcattaaaattaaaaacgtttGCTCTTCAGAAGATGTCCATAAGAAAATGATAAgacaggggccgggcgcggtggctcacgcctgtaatcctgtaatcccagcactttgggaggctgaggcgggtggatcacaaggtcaggagatcgagaccatcctggctaacacggggaaaccgtctctactaaaaatacaaaaaattagccaggcatggtggcgggcgcctatagtcccagctactcgggaggctgaggcaggagaatggcgtgaacccgagaggcggagcttgcagtgagctgagatcactccactgcactccatcctgggcgacagaatgagactccatctcaaaaaagaaaaaaaaaatggtaagacAAACCAcaggatggaaaaaaatatttgcaatacataaATCTGATGAAGAATATGTGTTTTAGCTGAGTGCGGCGGTgacgcgcacctgtagtctcagctgctcgggaggctgaggtgggagcatcgcctgagccccggaggtcaaggctgcagtgagccacgatggcgccactgcaccccagcctgggtgacagagtgaggccctatccgccaccccaccccaccccaccaaaaaAGGTGTATCTTACAACTCCACCCGATTAAACAAAATGGGCAGAAGGTATGAGCAGACACTTCAGAAAAGAAGATATGTAAGtggctaataagcacatggaaagatgccATCGTTAGTCTTCGGGGAAATGCAAACAACACAGATGCCCGCACGTGCACGGCACCCTGCGTGCACCCACACTGCCAGTGGGAGGGCAAACAGCACAGCCCCTGTGGAAGATGGctgcaggttctcagaaagttAAACGTGCACCTCCCTGTGGGCCAGCCACTCTGctcccaagagaaatgaagacagatGTCCATGTGAGGACATGTGCCAGGGCCTCTGCCGCAGCTTCATCCAGTCACCAGGAACTGGGAGCAGCCCAGGCACCCACCGGCAGGCGATGGGTAATGGTGGCGATGTTTGGCCACACGGTGGAAAAATCCTTTGGctgtggaaaggaagaaagtgcAGATGAAACAACATGGAAGGATCTGAAGGTCAGTGTCGGTGTGTGCAACCCCTTTGTATAAGACCCTAAAAGATACAGCTGCAGTCCCGTCAACTCCTGGGTGCTGGGAGCCCAGGCTTTTGGGGGCTGCAGCGAGCGCTGGCAGCTGCATGGGACCAGGCGCCATCCCGGCTGTGGTGGCAGCTTCAAGGGGGTGGTCAGACTCACCCGCCTGTGTACTGACATGGATGTGGTTTATTGTATGTAAAGTACACCTCTGTAGAGTTAACTCAATAGCAGATGAAAGTGTAGGTTGAAATCTTGGTCTTCTGGTTGCTGAATCAAAATGATGTTTTGTGACTTAATGTGGCACTCAGGACGCCCTTTAACCAGAGAGGGAGCAGAAAGGTCTGTGATGTCTGGAGTTTTCCACCAAGCAGAGGAGGACGGACTCTGCTGGGCAAATGTTAAAGGGACAAAAGGAAAAACTAAGACTTGATCACACTCTGTGGGTGGGGCGAGCAGCATGTCTGTGACTTTAACACGTTCCATCTAAAGGATTTCACATCAGAGAGAGGAGGAGCCGAATTAGAGGAgagcatgctttttttttttgaaatggagttcaCCTtgcacgggctggagtgcagtggtgcagtctcggttcactgcagcctccaccttctcgGCTCAGGTGatcattccacctcagcctcctgagtagctgggacctcaggctcCCGCTACCAGACCCaactaattttaaactttttgtaaagtTTAACGGAGTCtggccgtgttgcccaggctggtctccgactcctgagttcaagaattccgaccatccccacctcccagaGTCCTCCAGCAGGCTCACACCTAGGCAGCCTGGTCAGTTTGTGAAGCTATGACCTGAATCCAGCATGgagtgggtgacagagtggaacaTCCCTGTGGCAGGGACTGGATCTGTGTCCTCCAGGGCCTCAGTCTCCCTGCTGCTCACAGCCCTTGTCCAAGGACCCCTGGCCTAGGCCATCAAGAGGAGCTCCACAGGCCTGGCTCGGCCTCAGCCCCTCTCAGGGTAACTTGCCAGGGAGGCCCCTGAGCCAGTGCAGTGATACCACTTGAGGGTTTGTGCGCCTGGCAGGTGTCTCCTCCCTTTACCTAGGAAGGCAGGGTCATGGTGCCAGGTCCTGTGCCTGGCAAGTGCAGGAGAGAGGGGTTTGTGCGGGAAGACCGGTGCCCACTGCGtgcagcctgggccactgagTTCCGTGCTTGCTCCCTGAGCAAAGGCCAGGCCAAGGGCCTGTATCCCAGGCACTCTCACCCGCAGGAGGCCAGGAGGCCAGCTCGGGGGAAATGCTCGTGGAGACAGCCCTGCCAAGGCCCCCACAGCCCAGGGACGGCCCCTCCAGGACGCTCTGCTCGACAGCCCAGCCAGGGACCAGCAAGGGTGTGGACAGAGGGACCAAACTGGACCCAGACCCCGCACTGTAGGCCACAGCCCACATGAGTTGCCCTCGAGTGACCACGGTTTCACCTGCTGCCTTCATCTGCAGGACTGGGCCGGGGTCTGCAGGGCTCAGCTGAACCCATGAGCTCCCAGAGCTAACCCCTGACCACCAGGGCGGGCAAAGGGCTGATGTCGGTATCTCCCGTCCTGGAGGGGCAGGTAAGGCCCTGCCTACACCTCGCCCCACCCGTGCCTCCAAAGGCCCCAAGCCCTCACTCTTTCGCCCCACCTCCATTTGGCCCCGCCCTCTCCGTCATGGCCCTGGACCCCTGCCATGGCCCTGCCCCATCTCCATTTGACTCAGCCTTTGCCGCGCCCCATCCCACCTCCATTTGGCcccaccctccctgccccagcccatcTCCACTTAGCACCACCCTCCGTGCCACAGCACCACCCACTTTCATTTGGCCCCGCCCTCCCCACCACAGCCCCACTCATCTCCATTTGGCTCCGCCCTCCTTGCCTCAGCCCGCCCCGCCAACATCTCTATTCGGCCCCACCCCCGCTGCCTCGGCTCCACCCCATCTCTTTGGCTCTGTGCGCTCCTTACTGTTGCAGGCCTTGCGCATCTGCTCCTGGCATGGCGCTGCGGCACCTCGTCTTCCTGGCTGGCCTTCTGGTGGGAGTTGCAAGCAAGTCCATGGAGAACATGGTAGGTGCCCCCGTCACGTGTCCATGCGGCCTAAGCCAGGGCCTCTGAGGAGGGCGGTGGGCCCTTCCCCTAGGGGTCTAACCCTTCAACCTTTAGGACACTGATGTCCCAGCCCCAGAGGTGCTGACCGGGTCCACTGCTGGGGTCAGAGGGGCCTGTGCCTCGCAGAGGGGAGCCCTGCGCTGCCTGCTTGGTGAGCAACTGCTCAGGAATGGCTGGGTCCGGTGGGGCCCCCATGGTGAGGCATCCTGACCCGCACTGGGAGCAGCTCTGCCAGCGGTGACGGCACAGCCCGCCGCACGTTGCTATCGGGGAGTGTAGATGCAGCGGTTCCAGACTCCCAGTCGGAgcgggtggggggtggggaccCCTCGCCAACCTGGCTGGGGCGTTTGAGGGACTGGACCTGGACGTCTCCCTGGCGGTGTGGATTCTCTCCCGTACTCCACCGTCACCCCTGGACGCCCTCACCGTTCACTGCATTCAGGTCACGAGCAACAGCACAGCTGTGATCAACATACAAGCTGAGGGCACCCTGAGCCCCCCAGGCCTGTCCAGCCTGCCTGTGGTCAAGGAATGGGCCCTCACACACACCGTAAACGCCAGCACCCAGTGCACCTGTGCAGCACCTGGGCACCCAGGCGTGAATTCGTCCCCTGAAACGCCAGCCAGGCCCAGGCACTTCCTCTGTGGGGTCAAGCTGGAAACCTGTGATGGGGGGGTGTCCAGAGAAGTGCAGAGAATGTCGGTGGCACTGCCACGGCCTGCGGGGGGTGGTTTACTCTGTTCCAGGCCCAGCTTCTCCTTGGAGACCGCCCACCCAGGGTCCCACAGGGATGTGCACTGTGGCCATGAGTTCTCTTGCTCCCAGGCCCACAGGGGACAGAGGGCCACCGATGCTGACTCCAGAAGAAGCTGGAGCTGTGGGTGTTGAGATGTGCTCACACGGCACCCCTCAGCCACTGCTGCTCTGGGCACGAGCCTGCCTGGCAGGTGCGTCCTGGAGTTTCACTGCTGTGTCCCCTCCAGGCCCAGCTGCCCGAGTGCTGTGTGGATGTGGTGGGCGTCAACGCCAGCTGCCCGGGCGCAAGCCTGTGTGGCCCAGGTAAGCTACTTTGTCCCAAGCAGATTCCAGACCAGCCACTGAGCCACTGGCATGTGCCAAGGTCCCTCCCCTCGGTGACAAGGACAGTGCTCATCTGCACTGTGGGGCCGGGGGTGTGGACGGGACGGTGAGGACTGCAGAGCTTGGGGAAGGACAGCTGAACCTCCTTCCTGGCGGGTGGCCTTGAGCATTGGCCCGGTGAGGAGACTGGCCCGGCAGAGGGCTGGGAGCAGAGGCAGGAGCTGAGAACAGaaaggggctgggggaagggtcTGGGGGAGTAGCCCATGAGCTCAGCCATTCTCACGGGGCAGTCCTGGCTCTAGGGGCCTTTGGCAAAGCCCGAGACATTTTTGCCTGTCCGTGCTCGGGCAGAGGTGCTGCTGGCCCCTGGTGCGTGGAGTGGGATGCTGCCAGAGGATTCATGTATCAGTGTGTCACAGGCAGGCCCTGTTCATCAGAGGTTCTGGGAGGCTGCAGAAGGGACTGCCTGGGGGCAGCTGGAtgtcgggaggtcgaggctggtggGGGCAGCCAGTGGGAGCAGCCAGGGGAGGGAAGGACAGAGTGAGAAGGTGCAAGGGCCTTTCCTTGGCAGCCCTTGGGGTGGTCTCCAGTGGGGCCGTGGTGGACTTGGGGCTGAGATGCCCAGGCTGTCCCTCCAAGGGCCTTGGCACTCTCATCCTGGGGGTCCAGCCCTCCCATGACGGAAGAACCCAGAGGGGCTGCTCCTGGGGACCCAGGGGCCTTGTGAGGAGGGCATGGCCAagacggaggctgaggcagccagtgAGGCTTGGCGTGGGGGTCCGAGGCCGGGTGTGGGAGTTGGGGAGGCTGCAGGAAGGCAGTGGTGACATCTGAGGTGCAAGCggggtaggaggaggaggaggggggcaCTGCTCTGAGGGAGAACAGAGGGACTGGGAGGAAACTGAGCATCTTGGGGCCCCTCATGCTCTGATGCTGAAGCCCTGGTGGCCGGGTGAAAACCACCCCACTCACACCCCCATGGCAGCAAGAGTGCTGGGGGCGTGGCGTCTCCTGTGAGGGATCATGTACCCCAGGCACTGCGTGGGCGCAGACAGCTATGCAGCAGTCACGGTGCCCATGGAGGGGCCAGGCCAGCGGGTCGTGAGGTCCAAGGGCCGTGGTGGCCCCATGCACGGACACAGGGTGGGAACCGTCAGGCGCGTGTGGAGAGGGGCCAGGCCTGCAGTGTTGGATGCACTTCTCCCTGTGTACGGCCCTGCCATTGGCAGCTCTTAGAGAAGTCCGGTCACATCTCCGCTCGGGGAGGCAGTGGGCACTTCTGGGGACAGCGCAGAGCTGATGTTGGGCTCTCTGCCGTGGACTCCATTCCTTGGTCTCCGGGGCAAGAGACTCTCAGGTCAGAGTGAGCCTCACTGAGGTCCGCCTGAGCCCTGTGCCAGGAGATgccgggagacagaggctgcccCCAGTGCTGGGAGAACGCGGCTCCGCCCTGGTAGGACTGAGTGGGTGGGCTTCCATTCTCCCAAGAGATGCATCCGCAGAGTGACCCCTGTCACAACCGTGCCGGGGTCCCAGGCCCACTCTCCACCGTGGGGTCCCCGTGTCGCCACGGCCCGTTTGTATTCAGGTCAGTCCATGAGGAAGGGTCGAGGCGTGTGGTCCCCCCGTGGCCCACAGCAGCATCAGCACTGCAGTCGGCATCAAGCGTGTGTCTGCTCAGCTCTGGGCTAAGTGTTGGAGATACTTAGAAAGTCGAGGGGTAAGAGTCAAGTCCTGTCCTTAAAAGAGTCAAGTCCTGTCCTGGACAGTGGGCAGAAATGAGGCTTCAGGGGCAGCATCGGCCTGGGGTGGGAATGAGGCTTGGTTTTGCAGGATCCCCCGAGAGAGACCCCGGGGAGGGCTCCAGGGTGTGGAGGTGACAGATGGACCAAGGGTCAGGATCAGCTTGGGGCACGAGGCTGTGCTGCTGGGGGTGGGCCTGTCCTGCCTGGGCCGCTAGAGGGAACACGGCATGCGAGGCAGCGGCTCCAGGCATTGCAGGTGGGGGGTTCCTGGGGAGGGATCCTGGGGAGGCCGTGGGGGGTCCTGGGGAGGCCGTGGGGGGGcctggggggggcggggggggggggtccgGGGGGAGGCCATGGGGCAGGCGTTGCAGTGGTGGTTCTTGAAGAGTCCATGGGGCGAGGGCTGGGTGGTGGAAGCTGGGCCCAGCCTCCAGTCCTGCAGAGCCCAAGCCTCCCCTGCACAGGCCTGTTCATTCTGGATGCTGCCACCTACCACTTACTGGAGCGCACAGTGTGGAGTGCTCAGGGCCCCGCCACGCTCCCTGGGGGTGTCCTTGTCTACCACCCGCCCGCCCTCCAGAGCACGTTCGTGTTCGTGTCCGGAGTGAAGGTTACCTCACCGACTCAGAGTCATTCCCAGGAGACCGGGCTGGTGTGGATGTCGCTTTGGCTGACGCGCCTGTTCTCTGCCCCACGCAGGCTGCTACAGGCACTGGAACGCGGACGGGAGCGCCAGCTGTGTCCGCTGTGGGAACGGAACCCTCCCAGCCTACAATGGCTCCGAGTGTAGAAGCTGTAGGTCTGCCCGGCTGCCCCGGctcccttctcacagctccagctGTGGGAGAAACTGTGGGAGTTgctgtctgtgtccccaccttgCCCCAGAGCCACTGTCCACTGGGGACAGTCCCGGGATTCCCCTCTTCTCGAGTCCTCTGGCCCATTCGGGACAGCTCTGTGGTGAGGGCTGCTGCACCCCCTCAGCCCCTTGCTTTCCTATTTCCGGCCTGAGATCCCTTCAGGGTGCTCGTGGGTGTCCCTGTGGGCTCCATGCACACAGGCTTCCCACGGCTCTGCTCTCCTCCAGTCGCTGGCCGGGGTGCGCCATTCCCCATGAACAGAAGCTCAGGGACCCCCGGGCGGCCACATCCGGGTAAGTCTCAGCAGGCCATGGCCACCTCTGCCAGTGTCCTGGAGGCTGAGGGCTGTCACAGCCAGTGCAGACCCTGACCACTGACACGGCCACAGCAGGCTCAGGGTCCACAAAACAGGGCCAGAGGAGAATGCGGCAGCCCCTGCAACTTGGGGTCAGCTGACATGGGTGGGGATGTGGGGGCATCAGCAGGGCTCCACCACATCTCCAAAGGACCGTCGTTAGGGGAGGCCCTCACGGCCACACCGCACTCTCAGGGTCACGCGGCTTACAGCCACACGCTCTCAGGTTCACACTCAGGGCTCCCGGCCACACCGCATGCTCTCAGGTCCCCGCTCACGGCCACACCGCATGCTCTCAGGTTCATACGGCCACACCGCACACGCTCAGGTTCACACTCAGGGCTCCCGGCCACACCGCATGCTCTCAGGTCCCCGCTCACGGACACACCACACGCTCTCAGGTTCACACGGCCACACCACACGCTCTCAGGTTCATGCTCACAGCTCACGGACACACCACACGCTCTCAGGTTCACACGGCCACACCGCACACACTCTCAGGGGCATGCTCACAGCCTGGTCCTGCCTCTGCCTCGCCCCAAACCCACTCCAGCCTGCGGTCACAGTCCCAGGAACCAGGAGGAGCAGGTGCTCTGAGGTCTCTGCTAACCATGCCCAGCAGCTCTTCCAGGGTGTGTGGCCCCGGGAGACGGCAGACACGCAGGCTGGACAGGAATACCTGCCACACTGCCTGGGCCTGGGGCCATCAACACCTGATCCTCAGGAGGACACAGGGCCCGTCTCCCAGACGGACTCGTCTCCTGGGCCTCTGCACCCACCTGAGATGAGGGCGTGGCTTGCAGACCCTCATCCTTCAGCAGAGGAGGACGTGCTGGCCCTGGGGCCGGGCCTGAGGGCTGTGTTCTGAGACAGCAAAACCCTCATGTCTTTAGAGCGTGGACCCGGGCCCTGAGCTAGCCTGGGTCCATTGCTGACCTGGGTGGCGTGTTTTAGGGTAGGGTTGGCCTAGATGGGCTCCTGGCCTCCTGTGGCTCTGTGCTGGGGTTGGAAGGAGCAAGGCCTCCAAGCCTGGCAAACACGCCTGTGTCTCCGGGTTGGGAAGTCCCCTCCCCAGCATCTCAGAGCACACCCAGCAGCCATCACCAACTTTCCTGAGCCCCAGGCCAGCAGCCCCAGCCTGTCCtggcccaggcaggtggaggtGAGTGGGGAGGTCCtggcccaggcaggtggaggtGAGTGGGGAGCAGGAGCACCTGCTGCCAGTTTGAGCCTCTGCCCTGTGTGGGGGCCCCAGGGCCTGTGCTGATTCCCGAGGAAGGAACAAGGCTGAGAATCCCCTGGCTTTCAGGGGCCACTGGAATCGGAGAGGCGTTTCTGCAGAGCCTGGCCAGGGCCAGATCCTGTAACGCTCCCAACATCCGAGCTCCTGTGAGAAGctgaggccggggcaggtggtaACTTTTCCAGACCCTGCAGCCAGATGTCCAGGCGTGGCTGAGCCTGCAGGGATGACCCAAGGCCAAGCGCAGAGCCCTCGGCACCCACAGCCGGTCCGTGAGACTCAGGCGTGTTCAGGGAGCAGCGAGTCTGCCGTGCGCTGGTGGCTCTGGGGGCCAGGCGAGGAGGCAAGGAGCCAGGGCCGCCGTCCTGCCTGCCTGCTCAGCGGTGTCTGTCTGCAGGGGCTCCGCGCGTGGCCGCCTCCCTCTTCCTGGGCACCTTCTTCATCAGCTCCGGACTCATCCTCTCCGTAGCTGGATTCTTCTACCTCAAGCGCTCCAGTAAACTCCCCAGGGTCTTCTACAGAAGAAGCAAAGGTATCTCCTGGACCAGCGCGGGCCCCACGGGAGGACACAGGAGGCGGGACCCAGCTGTGGGGATGGGGTGCCCCAGGGTCTGCCACGTGGCTTTTGGGTCCCGTTGTGAGAAGCGCCGTCACTTCCCGGAAACGGCTGTGTGTGGATTTGAAGGTCGAAGCACCAAGGGGCCTTCCTCGGGCCCAGAGCCTCCGCTGGAGCCCTCTTCCGGCAGAGGCGGCTCCCCGGGGCCTTCAGGGCATGATGAGGGGTGAGTGGAGTGGGGACCAGGTGGCTCTTGGCAGCTTGGACTTGCCCGGACTCCTCTGGCAGccacagcccctccctcccctctcctggggTCAGGGCCAGCCAGGCTGGTGCAGGGCCCACACCCCAGCCTACACCGTGCTGTACACATGGTCACCCCAGGCCTGGGCACTGACCCCTCCCACCGAGAGACCTTGTGGTGACTGTGGTGCCTTCAGGTGGGGGCGAGTTCTGAGCAGGGTCCATGGTACCTGCCCTCATTGTCCCAGGCCGGCCCTCGCGGGGTCCCTGCCAGGCAGATGGTCCAGCCGGCAGATCGGACCCCGAGGTGGGCACTTGGCCAGACTGTCATAGCCGAGCTGGGGCCTCCTCCCAGGTCTCTGGGCAGCCCCACCTGGCTGCTGTGAGACCCCTGTCCACCCCTCTCAACCTCTCTTGGGGTCCCAGGGCTCAGCCTCCAGTCAGGAGCCCGCTGCCAGGGCCTGCTGCACAGCCAGGCACCGAGAGGCCCCGGCCTGCTCAGCATCTGCCTGCGGGCACCCTTGGAGCAGGGCAGGGCTCAGGGCTTGGGCAGCCCTGGTGGCCACGGGACAAGGAGAAGCCAGGTTGACCACGATGCCATGGCATCCCCACCATGGGGGCACCATGGCGGCAGAAGCGCACGGTCCTGGGGCTCAAAGCCACCTCGTGCCTGAGGCTCCtcctgggagggtgggagggcagCCCTTCCCCTGGGACCCTGATGCCTAGGGAAGCGCTTCTCATGAGGGTGCCTTGTCCCCtctgctgaggcaggaaggtggATCTGGGGAGAGGGGACTCGCCTGGGGTGCTAGGGGGGCCCCCGCACCCCTGAGTTCCCTGGAGGAATGTGGCAGGGCCGAGGGCCAGGCTGACGGTACCGCAGGGAGAGGTGgggtgagaccagcctgaccccaCAGCCCCGGGGGCCTCTGCTGCTCCGCGGACTCCGCACGGGGCTGATGCTGGGGCAGCTCCTCAGCTCCAGGATGACTGTCCGCTTGCTTCCCCACAGCCCCGGCCCTGCAGCCTGGCGAAGCCGTAAGTAACCCGTGTCATCCGGGCTGAGCGTCCCCGGCCCCGTGTGCCTGTGCCGGGCCATCCCAAGTCCTCACTctgcctttctctccttttcaagGCTGCAATGATCCCCCCGCCACAGTCCTCAGGTAACAGCAGCTGTTGCATCCTCCTGTGGGTTTCGCATCTCTGGGCCAGACCCAGGGTGCTCGTGGGCGTGTCCCCAGACAAACGCGTTTGCCTGGCTCTGGATCTCAGCCACCCCTGCCCAGGTCCCCAGGAGACCCACGAGGCTGGGCCAGGGCCGGATTTGGCTGGCACCCCCTGCTCCGGATCTCAGCCAGATTTGGCCAACACACCCTGTCCGCCCCCTTTGACCCCCAGGACTTCCCTTTCCTGTTCCTGAGACGTGGGGTCTGCAGGAAAGGAGGACCCACCACAGGGCAGACCCCCAATGCCTGCCCCTCCTTCAAGTCCAGCTCCGCCCGAGGACGGACGCAGCCGGCCTCCGCCAGGCCCTCCTGAGCAGCCATCGCTTCAGTGGCGCTGGGTCAGGCGGACCCAAGGGTCAGCCTGGTTAAGACCCATTTTTTAGGCGGGGCCACAGACACGGAGAGGCTGAGTGACTGGCCCACAGCCACACAGCTCCAAGGCCATGAGCAGGGCTCACCCAGCCTCCGTCCCCCTGTGCAGAGGTCTCTCATGGGAGCAGGTGACAGTGCCTTAGGGGACAGACAGTTCTCCATCAAGGCTGGACCTGCCCCGTCCCTAAAGCAGCTGTGTCTGCAAGGGCCCAGCAGACCACACGGTGCCCAAGTGCCCCGGGCCTGCCAGCTTCAACAGCAGACCTTTCATCTGACTGTCCTAGAGTTCAGAAGCCCAAAACCAAGGGGCAGGCAAGGCCACATGCTTCCCGAGGCTCCCGGGGAGGATCTGtctgcctccccagcccctgctggCTCAGGCGTCTGTGGCTGCGTTGGCCGTCTCTGCCCCCTGGTCCCACGGTGTCTCCCCCGCCTCTGTGTCTTCTCTCTCCGCCTCCCTCTCAGGTGGGCACTGGCCATTGATTCAGGGCCTGCCCCAGGAACCTTGGGCGATCACGCCTGAGACCCTGACGCTAACCCCTTGCAAAGCCtcttctaaataaggtcacatttgaGGTCTCGGGGCCAGGGCCTGCTTGTCGCCCCGAGGTACATGATGCTCTATGACTCATCTTTGTCTTCAGGGATAGCCTGGCCCTCGTCCAGGCCCCGGGGCCCAGGGCGTGAATGAGAGGATGCAGCGGGGCGGAAGGAAGCTGTCCCTTTCCCGAGCCGGAGCTCTGAGGGC
The genomic region above belongs to Piliocolobus tephrosceles isolate RC106 chromosome 1, ASM277652v3, whole genome shotgun sequence and contains:
- the C1H1orf159 gene encoding uncharacterized protein C1orf159 homolog isoform X5 — translated: MALRHLVFLAGLLVGVASKSMENMAQLPECCVDVVGVNASCPGASLCGPGCYRHWNADGSASCVRCGNGTLPAYNGSECRSFAGRGAPFPMNRSSGTPGRPHPGAPRVAASLFLGTFFISSGLILSVAGFFYLKRSSKLPRVFYRRSKAPALQPGEAAAMIPPPQSSVRKPRYVRRERPLDRAMDAAAFSSVGARISNV
- the C1H1orf159 gene encoding uncharacterized protein C1orf159 homolog isoform X3 translates to MALRHLVFLAGLLVGVASKSMENMAQLPECCVDVVGVNASCPGASLCGPGCYRHWNADGSASCVRCGNGTLPAYNGSECRSFAGRGAPFPMNRSSGTPGRPHPGAPRVAASLFLGTFFISSGLILSVAGFFYLKRSSKLPRVFYRRSKAPALQPGEAAAMIPPPQSSGNSSCCILLWVSHLWARPRVLVGVSPDKRVCLALDLSHPCPGPQETHEAGPGPDLAGTPCSGSQPDLANTPCPPPLTPRTSLSCS
- the C1H1orf159 gene encoding uncharacterized protein C1orf159 homolog isoform X1, encoding MALRHLVFLAGLLVGVASKSMENMAQLPECCVDVVGVNASCPGASLCGPGCYRHWNADGSASCVRCGNGTLPAYNGSECRSCRSARLPRLPSHSSSCGRNCGSCCLCPHLAPEPLSTGDSPGIPLFSSPLAHSGQLCVAGRGAPFPMNRSSGTPGRPHPGAPRVAASLFLGTFFISSGLILSVAGFFYLKRSSKLPRVFYRRSKAPALQPGEAAAMIPPPQSSGNSSCCILLWVSHLWARPRVLVGVSPDKRVCLALDLSHPCPGPQETHEAGPGPDLAGTPCSGSQPDLANTPCPPPLTPRTSLSCS
- the C1H1orf159 gene encoding uncharacterized protein C1orf159 homolog isoform X2; the protein is MALRHLVFLAGLLVGVASKSMENMAQLPECCVDVVGVNASCPGASLCGPGCYRHWNADGSASCVRCGNGTLPAYNGSECRSCRSARLPRLPSHSSSCGRNCGSCCLCPHLAPEPLSTGDSPGIPLFSSPLAHSGQLCVAGRGAPFPMNRSSGTPGRPHPGAPRVAASLFLGTFFISSGLILSVAGFFYLKRSSKLPRVFYRRSKAPALQPGEAAAMIPPPQSSVRKPRYVRRERPLDRAMDAAAFSSVGARISNV
- the C1H1orf159 gene encoding uncharacterized protein C1orf159 homolog isoform X4: MALRHLVFLAGLLVGVASKSMENMAQLPECCVDVVGVNASCPGASLCGPGCYRHWNADGSASCVRCGNGTLPAYNGSECRSWAPRVAASLFLGTFFISSGLILSVAGFFYLKRSSKLPRVFYRRSKAPALQPGEAAAMIPPPQSSGNSSCCILLWVSHLWARPRVLVGVSPDKRVCLALDLSHPCPGPQETHEAGPGPDLAGTPCSGSQPDLANTPCPPPLTPRTSLSCS
- the C1H1orf159 gene encoding uncharacterized protein C1orf159 homolog isoform X6, which encodes MNRSSGTPGRPHPGAPRVAASLFLGTFFISSGLILSVAGFFYLKRSSKLPRVFYRRSKAPALQPGEAAAMIPPPQSSGNSSCCILLWVSHLWARPRVLVGVSPDKRVCLALDLSHPCPGPQETHEAGPGPDLAGTPCSGSQPDLANTPCPPPLTPRTSLSCS